A stretch of the Argentina anserina chromosome 6, drPotAnse1.1, whole genome shotgun sequence genome encodes the following:
- the LOC126796643 gene encoding fasciclin-like arabinogalactan protein 11: MTPKYLFQFFFFVIFNFHSGIVSAQSPAVAPAPSGTNVTAVLEKAGQFTTFIKLLKSTKTSDQINTQLSTSNQGITIFAPTDNAFASLKAGTLNSISEQQKLQLLQFHILPTYYSTSQFQTATNPLHTQAGNSDDGQFPLNVTTSGTQVNITTGVVTASVANTIFTDNQLAVYQVDQVLLPLAIFGSPAPASAPAATKKSVKGSDAPVAGSSSDDSPADASTAAGLKHQTVKAVSLGLAMLTAFLL, encoded by the coding sequence ATGACACCCAAATACCTCTTCCAATTCTTCTTTTTCGTGATCTTCAACTTCCATTCAGGCATAGTTTCTGCTCAATCTCCAGCAGTTGCTCCGGCGCCATCAGGCACCAATGTGACTGCGGTGCTTGAAAAGGCCGGTCAATTCACTACATTCATCAAGCTTCTGAAAAGTACAAAGACATCCGACCAAATCAACACCCAGCTGAGCACATCAAACCAAGGCATCACCATCTTCGCACCAACTGACAATGCCTTTGCATCCCTCAAAGCAGGCACACTAAACTCCATTTCAGAACAACAAAAGCTCCAGCTACTCCAGTTCCATATCCTCCCCACGTACTATAGTACCTCACAGTTCCAAACAGCCACCAATCCTTTACATACACAAGCCGGGAATAGCGATGATGGACAGTTCCCACTCAATGTGACCACATCAGGCACCCAAGTGAACATAACAACTGGGGTTGTCACTGCCTCAGTGGCTAATACCATATTCACAGACAACCAGCTAGCTGTGTATCAGGTGGACCAGGTGCTCCTTCCCTTGGCAATTTTCGGCTCACCAGCGCCCGCTTCAGCGCCAGCTGCTACCAAAAAGAGTGTCAAAGGTTCTGATGCTCCTGTCGCAGGGTCGTCGTCCGATGACAGTCCTGCCGATGCTTCTACTGCTGCAGGGCTGAAGCACCAGACAGTGAAAGCAGTGTCCCTGGGATTAGCAATGCTTACAGCATTCTTGTTGTGA
- the LOC126796886 gene encoding probable catabolite repression protein creC, whose product MINTANGMMSSTTSSSSSAANNNSSQSPGLKTYFKTPEGRYKLQYEKAHPSGLLHYPHGKTVTQVTLAHLKDKPAPTTPTAPSSSFSSSSGVRSAAARLLGASNGRGNGVSKSVSASSRVGSLVASSSSNLTSTSNFDGKGSYLIFNVGDAIFISDLNTQDKDPIKSIHFSNSNPVCHAFDQDAKDGHDLIIGLNSGDVYSVSLRQQLQDVGKKLVGAQHYNKDGSVSISRCTSIAWVPGGDGSFVVAHADGNLYVYEKSKDGAGDTSFSVIKDQAQFSVAHARYSKSNPIARWHICIGSINSIAFSTDGDYLATVGRDGYLRVFDYSKEQLICGGKSYYGAQLCCAWSMDGKYILAGGEDDLVQVWSMEDRKVVAWGEGHNSWVSGVAFDSYWSSPNSESIGETVMYRFGSVGQDTQLLLWDLEMDEIVVPLRRCPPGGSPTYSTGSQSSHWDNALPVGTLQPAPSMRDVPKISPLVAHRVHTEPLSGVMFTQESVLTVCREGNTKIWMRPGVSEIQSSNGETVSSPRLKDKPLLSSKGGSTSHKQ is encoded by the exons ATGATCAACACCGCCAACGGTATGATGTCATCAACGACTTCTTCTTCCTCGTCGGCGGCCAACAACAACAGTTCTCAGTCGCCGGGGCTCAAGACCTATTTCAAGACCCCTGAGGGAAGGTACAAGCTTCAATACGAGAAGGCTCACCCTTCCGGCCTTCTTCACTACCCTCATGGCAAAACTGTCACTCAG GTAACGTTAGCGCATCTTAAGGACAAGCCTGCCCCAACGACCCCAACTGCTCCATCTTCAAGCTTCAGCAGTAGCAGTGGTGTACGGTCAGCTGCAGCAAGGTTGTTGGGTGCTAGTAATGGGAGAGGGAATGGTGTGAGTAAGAGTGTTAGTGCGAGTAGTAGAGTAGGGTCTTTGGTGGCTTCCAGTTCAAGTAATTTGACTTCTACTTCCAACTTTGATGGGAAAGGGTCTTACCTGATATTCAATGTGGGAGATGCGATTTTCATTAGTGACTTGAATACTCAAGACAAG GATCCAATTAAGTCCATACATTTCAGTAATTCAAATCCCGTGTGCCACGCATTCGATCAAGATGCAAAGGATGGTCATGATTTGATTATTGGATTAAATTCTGGCGATG TCTACTCAGTGTCACTGAGGCAGCAATTACAGGATGTTGGAAAAAAGCTTGTTGGTGCTCAGCATTATAACAAAGATGGTTCTGTTAGTATTAG CCGTTGCACTAGTATTGCATGGGTTCCTGGTGGTGATGGTTCTTTTGTTGTTGCTCATGCTGATGGGAATCTGTATGTATATGAAAAG AGCAAAGATGGTGCAGGCGATACATCATTCTCTGTCATAAAAGATCAAGCTCAATTTTCTGTTGCACATGCACGTTACAGTAAG AGTAACCCAATTGCCAGATGGCACATATGCATAGGTTCAATTAATAGTATTGCATTCTCAACTGATGGAGATTATCTAGCAACTGTTGGAAGAGACG GTTATCTACGTGTTTTTGACTACTCTAAAGAGCAGCTTATATGTGGGGGAAAAAGTTATTATGGTGCCCAGCTATGTTGCGCTTGGAG CATGGATGGAAAGTACATACTGGCAGGAGGTGAAGATGATCTGGTTCAAGTTTGGAGTATGGAAGATCGGAAAGTTGTAGCATGGGGAGAGGGGCACAATTCTTGG GTCAGTGGAGTGGCGTTTGATTCATATTGGTCATCCCCTAATTCAGAAAGTATCGGGGAAACAGTCATGTATCGGTTTGGTTCCGTCGGTCAG GACACACAGTTACTTCTGTGGGACCTGGAAATGGATGAGATTGTGGTGCCATTGCGCCGATGCCCTCCAGGTGGTTCCCCCACATATAGTACTGGAAGCCAGTCATCTCATTGGGACAATGCACTACCAGTGGGTACGTTGCAGCCTGCCCCAAGCATGCGAGATGTTCCAAAGATCTCACCACTTGTTGCTCACCGTGTGCACACTGAACCTCTCTCTGGTGTGATGTTTACCCAAGAATCCGTTCTTACTGTCTGCCGAGAAGGAAATACTAAGATTTGGATGAGACCTGGGGTTTCCGAAATCCAATCAAGCAATGGGGAAACTGTGTCAAGTCCCAGATTGAAGGACAAGCCTTTGCTGTCAAGCAAGGGTGGCAGTACCAGTCATAAGCAATGA
- the LOC126796640 gene encoding dnaJ protein P58IPK homolog, protein MIRCSSFAMDLLAWRGLLYTVFILHFVFLCQLLLLQPLVSALNGKPGNAAELFEKVSQSVKVKRYSEALNDLNAAIEADPKLSEAYYHRASVLRQICRYEESEKSYKKFLELKPRDKVAEKELSQLNQAKSALDTALTLFESSDFAKSLEYVEKVVLVFSPACSQAKHLKVKLLLASKDYSGAIAESGFILKEDEDNLDALLLRGRGYYYLADHDVAQRHYQKGLRLDPEHGELKKAYFGLKNLLKKTKSAEDNEKKGRLRVAVEDFKAALAMDPNHLAYNVHLHLGLCKLLVKLGRGKDAISSCNEALDIDGELLEALVQRGEAKLMTEDWEGAVEDLKSAAQKSPQDMNIRETYMRAEKALKMSKRKDWYKILGVSKTSSISEIKRAYKKLALQWHPDKNVENREEAEDKFREIAAAYEVLGDEEKRTKYDRGEDIEEMGMGGGGGGFNPFHGGGGQQYTFTFEGGFPGGGGGGFGGGFPGGFDFQF, encoded by the exons ATGATTCGGTGTTCCTCGTTCGCCATGGACCTGTTGGCTTGGAGGGGTCTGCTCTACACAGTGTTCATACTACATTTCGTGTTCCTCTgtcagcttcttcttcttcagcctCTGGTTTCTgctttaa ATGGCAAACCTGGTAATGCGGCTGAGTTGTTTGAAAAAGTTTCACAGAGTGTAAAGGTGAAGAGATATAGCGAGGCACTTAATGATCTTAATGCTGCCATTGAAGCAGATCCAAAACTTTCAGAAGCATATTATCATCGTGCATCTGTTCTTCGCCAGATATGCAG ATATGAGGAATCAGAGAAGAGCTACAAAAAGTTTTTGGAGTTGAAACCCCGAGATAAAGTTGCAGAGAAGGAGCTTTCTCAATTGAATCAGGCTAAGAGTGCTCTGGATACTGCTTTGACTCTCTTTGAATCAAGCGACTTTGCAAAATCTTTGGAATATGTTGAGAAAGTTGTTCTTGTTTTCTCTCCAGCATGTTCACAG GCTAAACACCTGAAGGTGAAATTGTTGTTAGCATCGAAAGACTATTCTGGTGCCATTGCAGAGTCTGGGTTCATTctcaaagaagatgaagataacCTGGATGCTTTATTGCTCCGTGGTCGTGGTTACTATTATTTAGCTGATCATGATGTTGCTCAAAG GCATTACCAAAAGGGTCTCCGCCTAGATCCAGAGCATGGTGAACTGAAGAAAGCTTACTTTGGATTGAAGAACTTACTCAAAAAGACTAAAAGT GCTGAAGATAATGAAAAGAAGGGCAGGCTGCGAGTTGCAGTTGAGGATTTTAAGGCAGCCTTAGCAATGGACCCTAATCATCTTGCATATAATGTCCATCTTCATCTTGGCTTGTGTAAACTCTTGGTCAAGCTTGGGAGGGGAAAGGATGCTATAAGCAGTTGCAATGAGGCACTTGATATTGATGGGGAACTTCTTGAAGCCTTAGTTCAG AGGGGTGAAGCTAAACTTATGACAGAGGATTGGGAGGGAGCAGTGGAAGATCTGAAATCAGCAGCTCAAAAATCGCCTCAG GATATGAATATTCGAGAAACATATATGAGAGCTGAGAAAGCCTTGAAGATGAGTAAACGCAAAGATTGGTACAAGATTTTGGGAGTTTCAAAGACTTCAAGTATATCTGAGATTAAGCGCGCCTACAAAAAACTTGCTTTGCAGTGGCATCCAGATAAAAATGTTGAAAATAGAGAAGAAGCAGAGGATAAATTTCGAGAAATTGCTGCTGCATACGAG GTTcttggtgatgaagaaaaacgCACCAAGTATGATAGAGGTGAAGATATTGAAGAGATGGGAATGggtggcggtggtggtggGTTCAACCCTTTCCATGGCGGCGGTGGACAGCAATATACTTTCACTTTCGAAGGTGGCTTTCCTggtggcggcggcggagggTTTGGTGGAGGCTTTCCTGGTGGATTTGATTTCcagttttga
- the LOC126796642 gene encoding NAC domain-containing protein 68-like gives MADMEQTTENHNLQLPAGFRFHPSDEELIVHYLKNKVTSSPLPATIVTELDLYKYNPWELPSKALFGKEEWYFFTPRDRKYPNGTRPNRAAGLGYWKATGTDKHIFSSCGTKSIGVKKALVFYTGHPPKGVKTEWIMNEYRLLDTTIWSTTSKQKGSMRLDDWVLCRVRQKCNNIRNVWEDQSTSPSYKLSGHFRQVMDESCSKEASPSIEMVRSYLYKDFPMLPYILTSPKVLPTIETTSSINFQDTTENLKSCSLTPVYQEAGSNKINNGGHFIVSSLDSLINPLKRKPDGNDQRRCSVAPSKMICNRDYQKNEVSNGSMINPWGLDNQLGADNNLNADQWSSMIQYQELSQLIGFPCN, from the exons ATGGCCGATATGGAACAGACCACTGAGAATCACAACCTTCAACTTCCTGCCGGGTTTCGATTTCACCCATCCGACGAAGAGCTTATCGTTCACTACTTGAAAAACAAAGTCACTTCATCTCCTCTACCAGCAACCATCGTCACTGAATTAGACCTATACAAGTACAATCCATGGGAGCTACCCTCAAAGGCCTTGTTCGGGAAAGAGGAGTGGTATTTCTTCACTCCAAGGGATCGGAAATACCCGAATGGAACCCGGCCTAATAGAGCGGCTGGTTTGGGTTACTGGAAGGCTACAGGGACTGATAAGCATATTTTCAGTTCTTGCGGAACGAAAAGTATTGGGGTGAAGAAAGCACTCGTGTTCTATACCGGACACCCTCCTAAAGGTGTTAAGACTGAGTGGATTATGAACGAGTATAGATTGCTTGACACCACGATTTGGAGCACTACTTCTAAGCAAAAGGGGTCTATGAGG TTGGATGATTGGGTTCTATGCCGGGTTCGACAAAAGTGCAACAACATCAGGAACGTCTGGGAAGATCAAAGCACTAGTCCTAGTTATAAGCTATCCGGTCACTTTAGACAAGTAATGGATGAATCATGTTCAAAGGAAGCAAGCCCTAGCATTGAAATGGTCAGGAGTTATctatacaaagactttcctaTGTTGCCCTACATTCTTACCTCTCCGAAAGTGCTTCCTACCATCGAAACCACTTCAAGTATAAACTTTCAGGACACCACTGAAAATTTAAAATCTTGCAGCCTTACCCCAGTTTACCAAGAGGCAGGTTCGAACAAGATCAACAATGGCGGGCATTTTATAGTTTCTTCCCTTGACAGTTTGATCAACCCACTGAAGAGAAAGCCTGACGGAAATGATCAACGTCGGTGTTCGGTTGCACCCAGCAAGATGATATGTAACAGAGACTATCAAAAGAACGAAGTTAGTAATGGATCCATGATCAATCCTTGGGGACTAGATAACCAGTTGGGAGCTGACAATAATCTCAATGCAGATCAATGGAGTTCCATGATCCAGTATCAAGAACTCAGTCAGTTAATTGGGTTTCCATGCAACTGA
- the LOC126796641 gene encoding zinc finger protein JACKDAW, whose protein sequence is MMSGDGYSLIPSSAIEGFDHQLNPENPTQKSNPVVKKKRNLPGTPDPDAEVIALSPTTLMATNRFICEICNKGFQRDQNLQLHRRGHNLPWKLRQRTNKDVIKKKVYICPEKTCVHHDPSRALGDLTGIKKHFSRKHGEKKWKCEKCSKKYAVQSDWKAHSKTCGTREYKCDCGTLFSRKDSFITHRAFCDALTEESARLTSAAAAATNLNFGNDPTVNNTTINSQAVHDVSQMSQFEKPSRLSIWLNQQPNNLNVMDVAAANPNNLYDMVQMGSAASLFGSNSMSNFGASTSTSSANLSLSSPMGLKDQEGRNIKASILRKPPPAPMSATALLQKAAQLGSTRSSNQPLSGSSVGVMTSPSSSNTLDFNSRSNELNQLFQPSNNTSSNLVSSLSCSSNSSSLEQLMKLGGANSNGIDHQNSLTRDFLGVGDRVTHNRQVLPHELAKFGLISSAAMGLSPFTGNH, encoded by the exons ATGATGTCCGGTGATGGTTATTCACTTATACCTTCCTCTGCCATTGAAGGGTTTGATCATCAATTGAACCCAGAAAACCCTACTCAGAAGTCAAATCCTGTTGTCAAGAAGAAGCGGAATCTACCAGGAACACCAG ATCCAGATGCCGAAGTTATTGCCTTATCTCCCACCACACTTATGGCAACGAACAGATTCATCTGCGAGATATGCAACAAGGGTTTCCAAAGGGACCAGAACTTACAGCTTCATAGAAGAGGGCACAATCTTCCATGGAAGCTGAGACAAAGGACGAACAAGGATGTGATCAAGAAGAAGGTGTACATTTGCCCGGAAAAGACCTGTGTCCATCATGATCCTTCTAGAGCTCTCGGGGACCTCACCGGAATCAAGAAGCATTTCAGCAGGAAACACGGCGAGAAGAAGTGGAAGTGTGAGAAGTGTTCAAAGAAATACGCAGTTCAATCGGATTGGAAAGCTCACTCCAAGACGTGCGGGACTCGAGAGTACAAGTGCGACTGTGGCACTCTATTTTCCAG gaAAGACAGCTTCATCACACATCGAGCATTTTGTGATGCCCTAACTGAAGAGAGTGCTAGGCTCACTTCAGCTGCCGCAGCTGCTACAAATCTTAACTTCGGAAATGATCCTACAGTAAACAACACCACGATTAATTCTCAAGCAGTTCATGATGTTTCTCAAATGTCTCAGTTCGAGAAGCCTAGCAGATTGTCGATTTGGCTGAACCAGCAGCCGAACAATCTGAATGTAATGGACGTGGCAGCCGCAAATCCTAATAATCTTTATGATATGGTGCAAATGGGATCTGCCGCTAGTCTTTTCGGGTCAAATTCCATGTCTAACTTCGGTGCTTCCACTTCAACAAGTTCGGCGAATCTCTCGTTATCATCACCGATGGGACTAAAAGATCAAGAAGGAAGAAATATCAAAGCCAGTATTTTAAGGAAGCCACCACCAGCGCCCATGTCAGCCACAGCGCTTCTACAGAAAGCCGCGCAGTTGGGTTCTACTCGAAGCAGTAACCAGCCGCTTTCCGGCAGCAGCGTAGGCGTAATGACCTCGCCTTCTTCCTCGAACACATTGGACTTCAACAGCAGGTCAAATGAGCTTAACCAGCTTTTTCAGCCGAGCAATAATACTTCATCAAATCTGGTTAGCTCATTAAGCTGTTCATCGAATAGTTCTAGTCTCGAACAGCTCATGAAACTTGGTGGCGCGAACTCGAATGGGATTGATCATCAGAATAGTCTAACTCGAGACTTTTTGGGCGTGGGAGACCGTGTAACTCATAATAGGCAAGTCTTGCCACATGAGCTAGCCAAGTTCGGCTTGATTAGTTCAGCTGCTATGGGATTAAGTCCGTTCACTGGCAACCACTGA